GCGTCGGTACGCTACCTTCCTCAGGCCAACATCGGCGACGTGTTCGACCAGGTCACCCGGCGTCGCGCCGATTACGGGGTCGTGCCGATCGAGAATTCGGTCGAGGGCGCCGTAAACCATACGCACGACGTGTTTGTGGATTCCGAATTGAAGATCTGCGCCCAGATCCTGCTGAGAATTGAGAACAACCTGCTTTCAAAATCGCCGACCTCTGAGATTTGCCGGATCTATTCGCACCCGCAGGTTTTTGGTCAATGCCGCAAGTGGTTGCAAAACAATGCGCATGACGTTGAGCTGATCGAAGTTTCCAGCACCACGCGCGCCGCCGAGATTGCCGCCAAGGAACCAGGCTCGGCCGCCTTGGCCGGAGCGATGGCGGCGGAACTCTACGACCTGCCGATCGTGGAGCGCTCGATCCAGGACAGTCCTAACAACACCACCCGTTTTCTCGTCATCTCGCACACGACGTGCCCGCGAACCGGTAGCGACAAAACCTCACTGATGTTTTGCGTGCAGGACAAGGCAGGCGCGCTCTATTCCGCGCTCGAACCGTTCAACCGCCTTAAGTTGAGCATGAGCAAGATCGAGAGCCGGCCCTCCAAGCGGAAAAATTGGGAGTACTTCTTTTTCGTCGACGTGGAAGGCCACTGCGAGGACGACGTTGTCACCACCGCCCTCCAGGAACTGCAGCGCCATTGCACGTTCGTAAAAGTCCTGGGAAGCTACCCGAAAGGGGAAACCGGCAGCGGGTAGCGGGCGGGGCCAGCTAAGTTCGGAGCTCGGAGTTCGGAGGCGTCGTAGAGCCCGGTCCAACCTTTCCGCGGAACACGCAGAAGGACGCAGAAAAGAGAACACGTCCACAGATTACACAGATTGACACAGATTAAGAGGAGCGGGAGGAGCAGGCGGCAACTCAAAGGTTGACACTCGCACCCGCATCCCCAGGATGCCGCTCCGAACTCCGAACTCCGAACGCCGAACGGCGAACCCCGAACCCCGAACTCCGAACTCTACTCGACACCCCCCGTCACATTCCTACATATATCCCCTCATCCGGCCATTCGGACACAAGATAGCCGTCACGCATGTTCACCAGCGGCAGGTAATTACGCATCATCCGAACCGGCGTCAGCAGGCGCATCGTCGACACCGATTCAATGCAATCCGGACCGTGGTTCCTGATGAGGTTGGGAATGAGGTCCTCATGGGTCCGCTGCACGATGTCCACGTCGTTATGGCCGTCCACAAACAGCAGCAGCGCTACCTTGCCGTCGATTTCGGCGATGTGGCTTTCGAAGATCCGCTCTGTGAACACTGTGGTCTTCTTGGGTTCCTGGCGGATTTCCTCCACCAGTTGACGATAGGTGATCCCTACCCGGAACTTAACGATGTACAGTTGACGGGCATTGAACTGCTGCGCGCCCGCCTGCGATAAATCGAGGTGGGTAAAGTAGGACAGCACACCTTCCTGCTCCAACCGTTGCCGCTTCCGGCTCACCGTCCGCACGTTCACCCCTGATTTCTCGCCGATGCCATTGTCCGATTCACGCGGATCGCGAATGAGTTGTCGCACAATGGCCTTCTCTTGCTCATCCAAAACTCTCATGGCAGTGTCGTCACCAGGGAAGGGGAAGGCGCCGCGGTTGGAGCATTCCTCTCCCGCCAGGACGCTTCAGGATAGCAGAAGTTTTCCGATCCGCCTTCGAATATCGACAAGAAACGGTCTTTAATGGCGTCTTTTGGTCTTGAAATAGGCAATTTAACCCATACACTCTCCGGACCCCGCCTTTATGAACGACGCGATCTTGCAAACGTTGTCAAAAATCCCGGCCTCCCTTTACGAACCGGAAGAGGAACACGATGCCTGCGGCGTCGGTTTTGTAGCAGCGATCAACGGGCAACGTTCCAACCGCGTGTTGCGCTTGGGGCTAACCTCAGTCTGCAACATGTCCCATCGCGGGGCCATCGATGCAGACGCCAAAACCGGTGATGGCTCCGGCGTGCTAACCCAGATTCCGTACAAACTTTTTCGCAAAGAGTTGCAGCGACTGGGCCAGTCGCTTTACGACGACGCCG
The Verrucomicrobiota bacterium DNA segment above includes these coding regions:
- the pheA gene encoding prephenate dehydratase, yielding MEEPKLSKIRQEIDRIDTELIRLLNERADLVHEIGLVKKEAGLSIYAPEREESLLQGLVRKSRGRLPSHSIRAIYREIMSASLALEKDLLIAYLGPEGTWTHQAARSKFGASVRYLPQANIGDVFDQVTRRRADYGVVPIENSVEGAVNHTHDVFVDSELKICAQILLRIENNLLSKSPTSEICRIYSHPQVFGQCRKWLQNNAHDVELIEVSSTTRAAEIAAKEPGSAALAGAMAAELYDLPIVERSIQDSPNNTTRFLVISHTTCPRTGSDKTSLMFCVQDKAGALYSALEPFNRLKLSMSKIESRPSKRKNWEYFFFVDVEGHCEDDVVTTALQELQRHCTFVKVLGSYPKGETGSG
- a CDS encoding AsnC family transcriptional regulator translates to MRVLDEQEKAIVRQLIRDPRESDNGIGEKSGVNVRTVSRKRQRLEQEGVLSYFTHLDLSQAGAQQFNARQLYIVKFRVGITYRQLVEEIRQEPKKTTVFTERIFESHIAEIDGKVALLLFVDGHNDVDIVQRTHEDLIPNLIRNHGPDCIESVSTMRLLTPVRMMRNYLPLVNMRDGYLVSEWPDEGIYVGM